The Phyllopteryx taeniolatus isolate TA_2022b chromosome 9, UOR_Ptae_1.2, whole genome shotgun sequence genome contains a region encoding:
- the lhfpl5a gene encoding LHFPL tetraspan subfamily member 5 protein produces the protein MLPAQEAAKIYHTNYVRNARAVGALWTVFTITFAVITVVVFIQPYWIGDSVNTPQAGYFGLFHYCIGNALTSELTCKGSALDFGSIPSGAFKTAMFFVGISTLLVVGSIVCFSLFFFCNAGSVYKICAWMQLASSACMVIGCMIYPDGWDSEEVKRMCGQRTDKYTLGNCTVRWAYILAIISIMDSLILAFLAFSLGSRQDNLLPEDFQAEEKDNA, from the exons ATGTTGCCGGCCCAGGAGGCAGCTAAGATCTACCACACCAACTACGTTCGCAACGCCCGCGCCGTGGGCGCGCTGTGGACCGTCTTCACCATCACGTTCGCCGTCATCACGGTGGTGGTGTTCATCCAGCCCTACTGGATCGGGGACAGCGTCAACACTCCACAGGCCGGCTACTTTGGCCTCTTCCACTACTGCATCGGCAACGCGCTCACCTCGGAGCTCACCTGCAAAGGCAGCGCGCTGGACTTCGGCTCCATCCCGTCCGGGGCCTTCAAGACAGCCATGTTCTTCGTGGGCATCTCCACACTGCTGGTGGTGGGCAGCATCGTGTGCTTCagcctcttcttcttttgcaATGCGGGCAGCGTGTACAAGATCTGCGCCTGGATGCAGCTGGCCTCCA GCGCTTGCATGGTGATCGGCTGCATGATTTACCCCGACGGCTGGGACTCGGAGGAGGTGAAGCGGATGTGCGGCCAGCGGACCGACAAATACACCCTGGGCAACTGCACGGTGCGCTGGGCCTACATCCTGGCCATCATCAGCATCATGGACTCGCTCATCCTCGCCTTTCTGGCCTTTAGCCTGGGCAGCAGACAGGACAACCTCCTGCCCGAGGACTTCCAGGCAGAGGAGAAAG ACAACGCATGA